The following proteins are encoded in a genomic region of Nicotiana sylvestris chromosome 4, ASM39365v2, whole genome shotgun sequence:
- the LOC138889588 gene encoding uncharacterized protein, with protein MASYEALYRRRHRSPVGWFEPGKAKILGTDLVQVALDKVSVIQEWLLTAQSRQKSYEDRKVRDVSYMVGKKVLLKVSPMKGFMSFGKKVFNISMLRKYFGDPSRALDFSMVQLIDDLTYDVELVAILERKVQKFRSKDIASVKV; from the exons atggcttcatatgaggctttatataggagacgacatagatctccagttggatggtttgagccgggcaaAGCCAAgattttgggtacagacttagtgcaggttgctttggacaaggtgagtGTGATTCAGGAATGGCTTCTTACAGCGCAAtcaagacagaagagttatgaggacaggaaggttcgtgatgtgtcatACATGGTTGGgaagaaggttctactgaaggtttcacccatgaaaggttttatgagttttgggaagaaag tatttaatatttctatgctccggaagtatttTGGTGATCCGTCTCGTGctttggatttcagcatggttcagttaatcgatgatttgacttatgatgtggagctagtggctattttggagcggaaGGTCCAAAAGTTTAGATCAAAGGATAttgcttcagtgaaagtgtag